In Oryza brachyantha chromosome 1, ObraRS2, whole genome shotgun sequence, the following are encoded in one genomic region:
- the LOC102707629 gene encoding ultraviolet-B receptor UVR8 isoform X1, producing MNGRGGGGGGGGEGGAVVGPGGEEQMEMEEDGAGGGRPQAAGKERVVLMWGYLPGVSPQRSPLLGPVPVRLPAAAGGDGWRDVCGGGCGFAMAISESGKLLTWGSADDMGQSYVTAGKHEETPEAFPLPSDVAIVRADAGWAHCVAITDEGDVYTWGWKECVPTGRVISDQSSGGTLEKDEKQSAIAAEQVSPRSQVSRTSSGAASGPSESRGTDDSTKRRRLSSTKHAPESSTSSDETLSAPPCVVTFNTGVKITAVAAGGRHTLALSASDLGQVWGWGYGGEGQLGLGSRIRTVSSPHPIPCIESASYGKDRPAAIKGNKAAEAQISKVMGNCVKAIACGGRHSAVVTDSGAVLTFGWGLYGQCGQGNTDDVLSPTCVSSILGVKMQDIGAGLWHTVCTSIDGDVYSFGGNQFGQLGTGSDQAETVPKLVDASSLENKNARTVSCGARHSAIITDEGEVFCWGWNKYGQLGLGDSMDRNVPCSVPVDAYHPLNVSCGWWHTLVLAESPT from the exons ATgaacggccgcggcggcggcggcggcggaggtggggaAGGAGGGGCGGTGGTGGGACCGGGAGGCGAGGAgcagatggagatggaggaggacggcgccggcggcggccgcccgcAGGCTGCGGGGAAGGAGCGGGTGGTGCTTATGTGGGGGTACCTACCCGGCGTCTCTCCGCAGCGGTCCCCGCTGCTCGGGCCCGTGCCCGTCAGGCtacccgcggcggcgggcggcgatggGTGGAGGGACGtgtgcggcggcgggtgcggcTTTGCGATGGCCATCTCCG AGTCTGGTAAACTCCTCACTTGGGGTTCTGCTGATGATATGGGCCAAAGCTACGTTACTGCTGGGAAGCATGAG GAAACTCCAGAAGCTTTTCCACTTCCTAGCGACGTGGCAATAGTGAGAGCTGATGCTGGATGGGCTCATTGTGTTGCAATAACTG ATGAAGGTGATGTCTATACATGGGGTTGGAAAGAATGTGTTCCAACAGGAAGGGTCATTTCTGACCAATCTTCAGGTGGAACTTtggaaaaagatgaaaaacagAGTGCAATTGCCGCTGAACAAG TGAGCCCCAGGTCGCAGGTGTCTAGGACAAGTAGCGGAGCAGCATCTGGTCCTTCTGAAAGTAGAGGTACTGATGATAGCACAAAAAGACGAAGGTTGTCTTCAACCAAACATGCACCGGAAAGTTCAACATCAAGTGATGAAACCCTTTCAGCACCTCCTTGTGTAGTGACTTTTAATACTGGAGTGAAAATAACAGCAGTAGCTGCTGGTGGCCGTCATACATTAGCACTATCAG CTTCAGATTTAGGCCAAGTATGGGGTTGGGGCTATGGAGGAGAAGGGCAATTAGGCCTGGGTTCTAGAATCCGGACAGTTTCCTCTCCACATCCTATACCGTGCATTGAATCAGCATCATATGGCAAAGATCGACCAGCAGCTATAAAAGGCAACAAAGCTGCTGAAGCTCAGATCAGCAAAGTCATGGGAAATTGCGTGAAGGCTATTGCATGTGGAGGTCGCCACAGTGCTGTAGTAACAG ATTCAGGAGCGGTACTTACATTCGGATGGGGACTGTATGGGCAG TGTGGACAAGGAAACACAGATGATGTTTTAAGTCCAACATGTGTATCGTCTATCCTCGGAGTCAAGATGCAAGACATTGGTGCAGGATTATGGCACACTGTGTGCACATCCATAGATGGCGATGTCTATTCCTTCGGAGGCAATCAGTTCGGGCAGCTGGGCACTGGTTCTGATCAAGCTGAG ACTGTACCAAAACTGGTAGACGCCTCAAGCTTGGAGAATAAGAATGCACGAACTGTTTCTTGTGGAGCTCGTCATAGTGCAATAATAACTG ATGAAGGCGAGGTCTTCTGCTGGGGATGGAATAAGTACGGACAG CTCGGTCTCGGTGATTCCATGGACAGAAACGTGCCTTGCAGTGTTCCTGTCGACGCATACCACCCACTGAATGTGTCGTGCGGTTGGTGGCACACCTTGGTGCTCGCGGAGTCCCCTACTTAA
- the LOC102707629 gene encoding ultraviolet-B receptor UVR8 isoform X2, with protein sequence MNGRGGGGGGGGEGGAVVGPGGEEQMEMEEDGAGGGRPQAAGKERVVLMWGYLPGVSPQRSPLLGPVPVRLPAAAGGDGWRDVCGGGCGFAMAISESGKLLTWGSADDMGQSYVTAGKHEETPEAFPLPSDVAIVRADAGWAHCVAITDEGDVYTWGWKECVPTGRVISDQSSGGTLEKDEKQSAIAAEQVSPRSQVSRTSSGAASGPSESRGTDDSTKRRRLSSTKHAPESSTSSDETLSAPPCVVTFNTGVKITAVAAGGRHTLALSDLGQVWGWGYGGEGQLGLGSRIRTVSSPHPIPCIESASYGKDRPAAIKGNKAAEAQISKVMGNCVKAIACGGRHSAVVTDSGAVLTFGWGLYGQCGQGNTDDVLSPTCVSSILGVKMQDIGAGLWHTVCTSIDGDVYSFGGNQFGQLGTGSDQAETVPKLVDASSLENKNARTVSCGARHSAIITDEGEVFCWGWNKYGQLGLGDSMDRNVPCSVPVDAYHPLNVSCGWWHTLVLAESPT encoded by the exons ATgaacggccgcggcggcggcggcggcggaggtggggaAGGAGGGGCGGTGGTGGGACCGGGAGGCGAGGAgcagatggagatggaggaggacggcgccggcggcggccgcccgcAGGCTGCGGGGAAGGAGCGGGTGGTGCTTATGTGGGGGTACCTACCCGGCGTCTCTCCGCAGCGGTCCCCGCTGCTCGGGCCCGTGCCCGTCAGGCtacccgcggcggcgggcggcgatggGTGGAGGGACGtgtgcggcggcgggtgcggcTTTGCGATGGCCATCTCCG AGTCTGGTAAACTCCTCACTTGGGGTTCTGCTGATGATATGGGCCAAAGCTACGTTACTGCTGGGAAGCATGAG GAAACTCCAGAAGCTTTTCCACTTCCTAGCGACGTGGCAATAGTGAGAGCTGATGCTGGATGGGCTCATTGTGTTGCAATAACTG ATGAAGGTGATGTCTATACATGGGGTTGGAAAGAATGTGTTCCAACAGGAAGGGTCATTTCTGACCAATCTTCAGGTGGAACTTtggaaaaagatgaaaaacagAGTGCAATTGCCGCTGAACAAG TGAGCCCCAGGTCGCAGGTGTCTAGGACAAGTAGCGGAGCAGCATCTGGTCCTTCTGAAAGTAGAGGTACTGATGATAGCACAAAAAGACGAAGGTTGTCTTCAACCAAACATGCACCGGAAAGTTCAACATCAAGTGATGAAACCCTTTCAGCACCTCCTTGTGTAGTGACTTTTAATACTGGAGTGAAAATAACAGCAGTAGCTGCTGGTGGCCGTCATACATTAGCACTATCAG ATTTAGGCCAAGTATGGGGTTGGGGCTATGGAGGAGAAGGGCAATTAGGCCTGGGTTCTAGAATCCGGACAGTTTCCTCTCCACATCCTATACCGTGCATTGAATCAGCATCATATGGCAAAGATCGACCAGCAGCTATAAAAGGCAACAAAGCTGCTGAAGCTCAGATCAGCAAAGTCATGGGAAATTGCGTGAAGGCTATTGCATGTGGAGGTCGCCACAGTGCTGTAGTAACAG ATTCAGGAGCGGTACTTACATTCGGATGGGGACTGTATGGGCAG TGTGGACAAGGAAACACAGATGATGTTTTAAGTCCAACATGTGTATCGTCTATCCTCGGAGTCAAGATGCAAGACATTGGTGCAGGATTATGGCACACTGTGTGCACATCCATAGATGGCGATGTCTATTCCTTCGGAGGCAATCAGTTCGGGCAGCTGGGCACTGGTTCTGATCAAGCTGAG ACTGTACCAAAACTGGTAGACGCCTCAAGCTTGGAGAATAAGAATGCACGAACTGTTTCTTGTGGAGCTCGTCATAGTGCAATAATAACTG ATGAAGGCGAGGTCTTCTGCTGGGGATGGAATAAGTACGGACAG CTCGGTCTCGGTGATTCCATGGACAGAAACGTGCCTTGCAGTGTTCCTGTCGACGCATACCACCCACTGAATGTGTCGTGCGGTTGGTGGCACACCTTGGTGCTCGCGGAGTCCCCTACTTAA
- the LOC102707913 gene encoding transcription initiation factor TFIID subunit 12b isoform X2: MADPPSAAATASPQPDQLAAAAASTPQNPNPNPLLSPQIPPSPNVSDLSSPQLDPAATGAGAMDYPPRPPQMQAASPGQAAAGPGGFSQIHRSGSASRLAAVGQLPQYAAAAARMYGSQMNFSGGGGQVGQQQQQQQQLAARAAMLSQGQLGILQAQGNAASAAHYGLQSQMMAQPRQKGIVQGAQFGTPNGAQVLHGMQSMGVNLGMNQIRPNGTIPYNAQQRFAHAQAQIRPQQTSQQGTLSPQVAGQGLTRTASIAALNSQLPGSSTNGPMVQMSQKQHQAAWLKQMQSLPSPVSPQQFHNQQRLLLIHQLQQSGLSQQQIAQTQQQHPHLNTQMLQQQHILQQLQQQQSPRISASGSQKSMNLTGSQPGTPMSGGTMTGGSASQGAEGTNQLLGKRKIQDLVTQVDPLGKVDPEVEDLLLEIADDFIDSVTAFACTLAKHRKSSVLEAKDVLLHLEKNWNLSVPGYLREDKNPQRHSVKATTVDPPQPECESAGIRSTGNKLIINNSVGNHQTRAPVTEPSPMSTMGPLSKVPRF, from the exons ATGGCGGATCCGCCGTccgcggccgccaccgcctcgccgcagCCCGatcagctcgccgccgccgccgcctccaccccgCAAAACCCCAACCCTaaccccctcctctctccccaaATCCCCCCGTCGCCCAACGTCTCCGACCTCTCGTCCCCGCAGCTCGACCCGGCCGCCACCGGAGCCGGGGCCATGGATTACCCCCCGCGTCCGCCGCAGATGCAGGCTGCTTCGCCCGGtcaggcggcggccgggcccGGAGGCTTCAGTCAGATCCACCGCTCCGGCTCGGCCTCCCGCCTGGCTGCTGTCGGCCAGCTTCCACAGTACGCTGCGGCGGCCGCCAGGATGTACGGCAGTCAGATGAACTTCTCGGGTGGTGGAGGACAGGtggggcagcagcagcagcagcaacagcagctggCAGCTCGCGCGGCCATGCTTAGCCAGGGCCAGCTGGGGATTCTGCAAGCGCAGGGGAACGCAGCATCTGCGGCGCACTATGGACTCCAGTCACAGATGATGGCGCAG CCAAGGCAAAAGGGCATAGTGCAAGGTGCACAATTTGGTACTCCCAATGGGGCTCAAGTGTTACATGGTATGCAGTCCATGGGAGTCAATTTGGGTATGAATCAGATCAGACCAAATGGAACTATTCCGTATAATGCTCAACAACGTTTTGCTCATGCACAAGCACAAATAAGGCCACAGCAAACATCACAGCAAGGCACACTATCTCCACAG GTTGCGGGTCAAGGCTTGACAAGAACAGCCTCAATTGCTGCATTAAATTCACAATTACCTGGGTCATCGACAAACGGGCCAATGGTGCAAATGTCTCAGAAACAGCATCAGGCAGCATGGCTAAAACAAATGCAATCATTGCCATCACCTGTTTCTCCCCAACAATTTCACAATCAGCAAAGGTTGCTATTAATACATCAACTTCAGCAGTCAGGATTGAGTCAACAACAGATCGCACAAACTCAACAGCAGCATCCGCATCTCAATACCCAGATgttacagcagcagcacattTTACAACAACTTCAGCAACAACAATCTCCAAGGATATCAGCATCTGGTTCCCAGAAGTCCATGAACCTGACAGGATCACAGCCAGGCACTCCTATGTCAGGTGGAACTATGACTGGAGGAAGTGCAAGTCAAGGAGCAGAAGGAACCAACCAACTTCTTGGGAAGAGAAAAATACAAGACTTGGTTACACAG GTAGATCCCCTGGGAAAGGTTGATCCAGAAGTGGAAGACTTGCTTTTGGAGATTGCTGATGACTTCATTGATTCG GTGACTGCATTTGCATGTACCCTTGCAAAGCATCGGAAATCATCAGTCCTGGAAGCCAAGGATGTATTGCTGCACCTAG AGAAAAATTGGAATTTATCTGTTCCTGGTTACTTGAGGGAGGATAAGAATCCGCAAAGACATTCT GTGAAGGCCACAACAGTTGACCCTCCGCAACCAGAATGTGAATCAGCTGGTATTAGAAGCACAGGCAATAAACTGATAATTAACAATTCAGTTGGCAACCATCAAACAAGAGCCCCAGTCACTGAGCCTTCACCAATGTCCACAATGGGGCCTCTGTCAAAAGTGCCCCGTTTCTAA
- the LOC102707913 gene encoding transcription initiation factor TFIID subunit 12b isoform X1 has translation MADPPSAAATASPQPDQLAAAAASTPQNPNPNPLLSPQIPPSPNVSDLSSPQLDPAATGAGAMDYPPRPPQMQAASPGQAAAGPGGFSQIHRSGSASRLAAVGQLPQYAAAAARMYGSQMNFSGGGGQVGQQQQQQQQLAARAAMLSQGQLGILQAQGNAASAAHYGLQSQMMAQPRQKGIVQGAQFGTPNGAQVLHGMQSMGVNLGMNQIRPNGTIPYNAQQRFAHAQAQIRPQQTSQQGTLSPQKVAGQGLTRTASIAALNSQLPGSSTNGPMVQMSQKQHQAAWLKQMQSLPSPVSPQQFHNQQRLLLIHQLQQSGLSQQQIAQTQQQHPHLNTQMLQQQHILQQLQQQQSPRISASGSQKSMNLTGSQPGTPMSGGTMTGGSASQGAEGTNQLLGKRKIQDLVTQVDPLGKVDPEVEDLLLEIADDFIDSVTAFACTLAKHRKSSVLEAKDVLLHLEKNWNLSVPGYLREDKNPQRHSVKATTVDPPQPECESAGIRSTGNKLIINNSVGNHQTRAPVTEPSPMSTMGPLSKVPRF, from the exons ATGGCGGATCCGCCGTccgcggccgccaccgcctcgccgcagCCCGatcagctcgccgccgccgccgcctccaccccgCAAAACCCCAACCCTaaccccctcctctctccccaaATCCCCCCGTCGCCCAACGTCTCCGACCTCTCGTCCCCGCAGCTCGACCCGGCCGCCACCGGAGCCGGGGCCATGGATTACCCCCCGCGTCCGCCGCAGATGCAGGCTGCTTCGCCCGGtcaggcggcggccgggcccGGAGGCTTCAGTCAGATCCACCGCTCCGGCTCGGCCTCCCGCCTGGCTGCTGTCGGCCAGCTTCCACAGTACGCTGCGGCGGCCGCCAGGATGTACGGCAGTCAGATGAACTTCTCGGGTGGTGGAGGACAGGtggggcagcagcagcagcagcaacagcagctggCAGCTCGCGCGGCCATGCTTAGCCAGGGCCAGCTGGGGATTCTGCAAGCGCAGGGGAACGCAGCATCTGCGGCGCACTATGGACTCCAGTCACAGATGATGGCGCAG CCAAGGCAAAAGGGCATAGTGCAAGGTGCACAATTTGGTACTCCCAATGGGGCTCAAGTGTTACATGGTATGCAGTCCATGGGAGTCAATTTGGGTATGAATCAGATCAGACCAAATGGAACTATTCCGTATAATGCTCAACAACGTTTTGCTCATGCACAAGCACAAATAAGGCCACAGCAAACATCACAGCAAGGCACACTATCTCCACAG AAGGTTGCGGGTCAAGGCTTGACAAGAACAGCCTCAATTGCTGCATTAAATTCACAATTACCTGGGTCATCGACAAACGGGCCAATGGTGCAAATGTCTCAGAAACAGCATCAGGCAGCATGGCTAAAACAAATGCAATCATTGCCATCACCTGTTTCTCCCCAACAATTTCACAATCAGCAAAGGTTGCTATTAATACATCAACTTCAGCAGTCAGGATTGAGTCAACAACAGATCGCACAAACTCAACAGCAGCATCCGCATCTCAATACCCAGATgttacagcagcagcacattTTACAACAACTTCAGCAACAACAATCTCCAAGGATATCAGCATCTGGTTCCCAGAAGTCCATGAACCTGACAGGATCACAGCCAGGCACTCCTATGTCAGGTGGAACTATGACTGGAGGAAGTGCAAGTCAAGGAGCAGAAGGAACCAACCAACTTCTTGGGAAGAGAAAAATACAAGACTTGGTTACACAG GTAGATCCCCTGGGAAAGGTTGATCCAGAAGTGGAAGACTTGCTTTTGGAGATTGCTGATGACTTCATTGATTCG GTGACTGCATTTGCATGTACCCTTGCAAAGCATCGGAAATCATCAGTCCTGGAAGCCAAGGATGTATTGCTGCACCTAG AGAAAAATTGGAATTTATCTGTTCCTGGTTACTTGAGGGAGGATAAGAATCCGCAAAGACATTCT GTGAAGGCCACAACAGTTGACCCTCCGCAACCAGAATGTGAATCAGCTGGTATTAGAAGCACAGGCAATAAACTGATAATTAACAATTCAGTTGGCAACCATCAAACAAGAGCCCCAGTCACTGAGCCTTCACCAATGTCCACAATGGGGCCTCTGTCAAAAGTGCCCCGTTTCTAA